A section of the Aphelocoma coerulescens isolate FSJ_1873_10779 unplaced genomic scaffold, UR_Acoe_1.0 HiC_scaffold_60, whole genome shotgun sequence genome encodes:
- the LOC138102012 gene encoding olfactory receptor 14I1-like, with product MSNSSSISHFLLLPLADTRQLQLLHFCLFLGISLAALLANGLIISAVACGQHLHSPMFFFLLNLALTDLGSICTTVPKAMHNSLWGTSHIFYSACAAQVFCFLFFISAEFSLLTIMCYDRYVSICKPLHYGTLLGSRACAHMAAAAWASAFLYALLHTANTFSLPLCQGNALGQFFCEIPHILKLSCSHSSSRRELGLLAVSICLAFGCFVFMVFSYVQIFRAVLRIPSEQGRHKAFSTCLPHLAVLSLFLSTGFFANLKPPSISSPSLDLALSILYSMVPPALNPLIYSLRNQELKAAVWTLVAGRFRKH from the coding sequence atgtccaacagcagctccatcagccacttcctcctgctgccattggcagacacgcggcagctgcagctcctgcacttctgcctcttcctgggcatctccctggctgccctcctggccaacggcctcatcatcagcgccgtagcctgcggccagcacctgcacagccccatgttcttcttcctgctcaacctggccctcaccgacctgggctccatctgcaccactgtccccaaggccatgcacaattccctctggggcaccagcCACATCTtctactcagcatgtgctgctcaggtgttttgctttctgttcttcatctcagcagagttttccctcctcaccatcatgtgctacgaccgctacgtgtccatctgcaaacccctgcactacgggaccctcctgggcagcagagcttgtgcccacatggcagcagctgcctgggccagcgCCTTTCTCtatgctctgctgcacacggccaatacattttccctgcccctgtgccagggcaatgccctgggccagttcttctgtgaaatcccacacatcctcaagctctcctgctcacactCCAGCTCCCGCAGGGAACTTGGGCTCCTTGCAGTTAGTATCTGTTTAGCCTTTGGGTGTTTTGTGTTCAtggttttctcctatgtgcagatcttcagggccgtgctgaggatcccctctgagcagggacggcacaaagccttttccacgtgcctccctcacctggccgtgctctccctgttcctcagcactggcttttttgccaacctgaagcccccctccatctcctccccatccctggatctgGCCCTGTCAATTCTGTACTCGatggtgcctccagccctgaaccccctcatctacagcctgaggaaccaggagctcaaggCTGCAGTGTGGACACTGGTTGCTGGACGATTTAGGAAACATTAA
- the LOC138102023 gene encoding olfactory receptor 14I1-like codes for MSNSSSISHFLLLPLADTRQLQLLHFCLFLGISLAALLANGLIISAVACGQHLHSPMFFFLLNLALTDLGSICTTVPKAMHNSLWGTSHISYSACAAQVFFFAFFISAEFAFLTIMCYDRYVSLCKPLHYGTLLGSRACAHMAAAAWASAFLYALLHTANTFSLPLCQGNALGQFFCEIPHILKLSCSHSTSLRELGLLAVSICLAFGCFVFMVFSYVQIFRAVLRIPSEQGRHKAFSTCLPHLAVLSLFLSTGFFAYLKPPSISSPSLDLALSLLYSVVPPALNPLIYSLRNQELKAAVWTLMAGRFKKH; via the coding sequence atgtccaacagcagctccatcagccacttcctcctgctgccattggcagacacgcggcagctgcagctcctgcacttctgcctcttcctgggcatctccctggctgccctcctggccaacggcctcatcatcagcgccgtagcctgcggccagcacctgcacagccccatgttcttcttcctgctcaacctggccctcaccgacctgggctccatctgcaccactgtccccaaggccatgcacaattccctctggggcaccagccacatctcctactcagcatgtgctgctcaggtgtttttctttgcctttttcatctcagcagagtttGCATTTCTCAccatcatgtgctacgaccgctacgtgtccctctgcaaacccctgcactacgggaccctcctgggcagcagagcttgtgcccacatggcagcagctgcctgggccagtgcctttctctatgctctgctgcacacggccaatacattttccctgcccctgtgccagggcaatgccctgggccagttcttctgtgaaatcccacacatcctcaagctctcctgctcacactCCACCTccctcagggaacttgggctccTTGCAGTTAGTATCTGTTTAGCCTTTGGGTGTTTTGTGTTCAtggttttctcctatgtgcagatcttcagggccgtgctgaggatcccctctgagcagggacggcacaaagccttttccacgtgcctccctcacctggccgtgctctccctgttcctcagcactggcttttttgcctacctgaagcccccctccatctcctccccatccctggatctgGCCCTGTCACttctgtactcggtggtgcctccagccctgaaccccctcatctacagcctgaggaaccaggagctcaaggCTGCAGTGTGGACACTGATGGCTGGACGATTTAAGAAACATTAA